In a single window of the Octopus sinensis linkage group LG1, ASM634580v1, whole genome shotgun sequence genome:
- the LOC115217965 gene encoding zinc finger protein 723 isoform X2 yields MSIKCDEGGNIMENELCDVSVNCKRIGFHDEVLKEIRKPSYHCDICGKSFSESGVLTRHKRIHTGERPYHCDICGKSFSQKSHLTNHKYIHTGEKPYHCDICGKSLSRNSLTTHKYIHTGERPYQCDICGKSFYQRSHLTTHKYTHTGEKPYHCDICGKLFSERYRLTRHKYIHTGEQRYHCNICGKSFAVTSHLTTHIRIHTGEKPYHCDICGKSFPQISELTIHKRNHTREKPYHCDICGKLFSHRSTLINHKRIHTGDKPYICDICGISFSQIGNLTRHKYIHIEEKPYHCDICGKSFKQKSCLTTHKSIHTD; encoded by the exons atgtctattaaATGTGATGAGGGAGGAAACattatggaaaatgaattatGTGATGTCAGTGTTAACTGTAAAAGGATTGGTTTTCATGATGAAGTACTGAAAGAGATTAGAAAGCCATCGtaccactgtgatatttgtggta aatcttTCTCTGAAAGTGGTGTGTTAACtagacacaagcgtattcatactggagagaggccctatcactgtgatatctgtggtaaatcattctctcaaaaaagccacttaactaatcacaaatatattcacacaggagagaagccatatcactgtgatatctgtggtaaatcactcTCTCGAAATAGCTTAActactcataaatatattcatactggagagaggccctatcagtgtgatatctgtggtaaatcattctatcaaaGAAGtcacttaactacacacaaatacacacatacaggagagaagccatatcactgtgatatctgtggtaaattattctctgaaagaTATAGATTAActagacacaaatatattcatacaggagaacaGAGATATcactgcaatatctgtggtaaatcctttgcTGTAACTAGTCACCTAACTActcacatacgcattcatacaggtgagaaaccatatcactgtgatatctgtggtaaatcattcccacAAATAAGTGAAttaactatacacaaacgcaatcatacaagagagaagccatatcactgtgatatctgtggtaaattattctctcataGAAGTACCTTGATCAAccataaacgcattcatacaggagacaaaccatatatctgtgatatttgtggtatttCTTTCTCTCAGATTGGCAACTTAACTAGACACAAGTATATTCATATagaggagaaaccatatcactgtgatatctgtggtaaatcattcaagCAAAAAAGTTGTTTGACTACACATAAATCTATTCATACTGATTGA
- the LOC115217965 gene encoding zinc finger protein 98 isoform X1, whose translation MSIKCDEGGNIMENELCDVSVNCKRIGFHDEVLKEIRKPSYHCDICGKTFCANGDLTKHKRIHTGEKPYHCDICGESFSESGVLTRHKRIHTGERPYHCDICGKSFSQKSHLTNHKYIHTGEKPYHCDICGKSLSRNSLTTHKYIHTGERPYQCDICGKSFYQRSHLTTHKYTHTGEKPYHCDICGKLFSERYRLTRHKYIHTGEQRYHCNICGKSFAVTSHLTTHIRIHTGEKPYHCDICGKSFPQISELTIHKRNHTREKPYHCDICGKLFSHRSTLINHKRIHTGDKPYICDICGISFSQIGNLTRHKYIHIEEKPYHCDICGKSFKQKSCLTTHKSIHTD comes from the coding sequence atgtctattaaATGTGATGAGGGAGGAAACattatggaaaatgaattatGTGATGTCAGTGTTAACTGTAAAAGGATTGGTTTTCATGATGAAGTACTGAAAGAGATTAGAAAGCCATCGtaccactgtgatatttgtggtaaaacattctgtGCAAATGGTGACTTAACTaagcataaacgtattcatacaggagagaaaccatatcactgtgatatctgtggtgaatcttTCTCTGAAAGTGGTGTGTTAACtagacacaagcgtattcatactggagagaggccctatcactgtgatatctgtggtaaatcattctctcaaaaaagccacttaactaatcacaaatatattcacacaggagagaagccatatcactgtgatatctgtggtaaatcactcTCTCGAAATAGCTTAActactcataaatatattcatactggagagaggccctatcagtgtgatatctgtggtaaatcattctatcaaaGAAGtcacttaactacacacaaatacacacatacaggagagaagccatatcactgtgatatctgtggtaaattattctctgaaagaTATAGATTAActagacacaaatatattcatacaggagaacaGAGATATcactgcaatatctgtggtaaatcctttgcTGTAACTAGTCACCTAACTActcacatacgcattcatacaggtgagaaaccatatcactgtgatatctgtggtaaatcattcccacAAATAAGTGAAttaactatacacaaacgcaatcatacaagagagaagccatatcactgtgatatctgtggtaaattattctctcataGAAGTACCTTGATCAAccataaacgcattcatacaggagacaaaccatatatctgtgatatttgtggtatttCTTTCTCTCAGATTGGCAACTTAACTAGACACAAGTATATTCATATagaggagaaaccatatcactgtgatatctgtggtaaatcattcaagCAAAAAAGTTGTTTGACTACACATAAATCTATTCATACTGATTGA